The following coding sequences are from one Triticum dicoccoides isolate Atlit2015 ecotype Zavitan chromosome 4A, WEW_v2.0, whole genome shotgun sequence window:
- the LOC119285583 gene encoding probable dolichyl pyrophosphate Man9GlcNAc2 alpha-1,3-glucosyltransferase isoform X4, whose product MAKPKKSRNSAPDPSVAARLPWQPSAPPLATALLISFAALLLRALVSVGPYSGQGAAPKFGDYEAQRHWMELTLHLPSSDWYRNTSDNDLAYWGLDYPPLSAYQSRLHARLINASLPDAVALRSSRGFESHESKLLMRWTVLSSDLMVFFPAALWFVWAYIKDGVGGSGERREGWMWLLAMVLLNPCLVLIDHGHFQYNCISLGLTLGAIAGILSRNELVAAALFSLAINHKQMSMYFAPAFFGHLLGKCLKRKCPIVEIMKLGFVVLGTFALVWWPYLHSYEAAMQVISRLAPFERGLYEDYVANFWCTTSVLIKWKRLYAIKPLKLMSLSATILAFLPSFIQQVKSPSNLGFLYSLLNSSFSFYLFSYQVHEKSILLPLLPASLLALHEPHLHGWFTYYALFSMYPLICRDQLLLQYIAVLGLFVLIYYSPGGNYGKGTNISSGTMAVLSLPLLCSILLHTVYLQIEPPKRVKEKVFTRDNRTVSR is encoded by the exons ATGGCGAAGCCGAAGAAGTCCCGGAACTCCGCCCCAGATCCATCGGTCGCCGCCCGGCTCCCATGGCAACCCTCAGCGCCGCCGCTCGCCACTGCCCTCCTTATCTCCTTCGCTGCCCTCCTTCTCCGCGCGCTTGTCTCCGTCGGACCCTACTCGGGTCAGGGCGCAGCACCCAAATTCGGCGACTACGAGGCTCAGCGGCACTGGATGGAGCTCACCCTCCACCTCCCCTCCTCCGACTGGTACCGCAACACCTCCGACAACGACCTCGCTTACTGGGGCCTCGACTACCCGCCCCTCTCCGCCTACCAGAGCCGGCTCCACGCCCGCCTCATCAACGCCTCcctccccgacgccgtcgccctCCGATCCTCTCGCGGGTTTGAGTCCCACGAATC gaagTTGCTTATGCGGTGGACAGTACTCTCGTCTGATCTCATGGTGTTCTTCCCCGCGGCGCTATGGTTCGTGTGGGCGTACATCAAGGATGGGGTTGGCGGTAGTGGGGAGAGGCGAGAGGGGTGGATGTGGCTGCTCGCCATGGTTCTTCTCAACCCGTGTTTAGTACTGATCGACCACGGCCATTTTCAG TATAACTGCATCAGTCTTGGGCTGACACTCGGGGCGATTGCTGGTATTCTGTCGAGGAACGAACTTGTTGCTGCTGCTCTCTTCAGTCTTGCAATTAACCATAAGCAG ATGAGCATGTACTTTGCGCCAGCTTTTTTTGGGCATCTTCTTGGAAAATGCCTGAagcggaagtgtccaattgttgagATCATGAAACTTGGTTTTGTTGTACTGggaacttttgctcttgtttggtgGCCTTATTTGCATTCTTATGAGGCTGCCATGCAG GTAATCTCTCGATTGGCTCCGTTTGAGAGGGGTTTATATGAGGATTATGTTGCAAATTTCTGGTGTACCACCTCAGTTCTTATCAAGTGGAAGCGATTGTACGCAATAAAGCCGCTGAAACTTATGAGTCTTTCTGCTACCATCCTGGCTTTCTTGCCTTCATTTATTCAGCAAGTCAAGTCACCAAGTAATCTTGGCTTCCTCTATTCTCTGTTGAACAGCTCGTTCTCTTTCTATCTATTCTCGTACCAAG TGCACGAGAAATCAATTTTGCTTCCTCTTTTACCCGCAAGCCTTTTAGCATTACACGAACCTCACCTGCATGGATGGTTCACGTACTATGCACTTTTTTCGATGTACCCGCTTATCTGCCGTGATCAGCTTCTTCTACAATATATAGCTGTTCTTGGATTATTCGTTCTTATTTACTACTCACCTGGTGGAAACTATGGAAAGGGGACGAACATTTCGTCTGGAACAATGGCAGTTCTGAGCCTGCCATTGTTATGCTCGATCTTGCTTCACACTGTGTACCTGCAAATAGAGCCTCCAAAGAG GGTTAAGGAAAAGGTCTTCACAAGAGATAATAGGACCGTGTCTCGCTGA
- the LOC119285583 gene encoding probable dolichyl pyrophosphate Man9GlcNAc2 alpha-1,3-glucosyltransferase isoform X2 gives MAKPKKSRNSAPDPSVAARLPWQPSAPPLATALLISFAALLLRALVSVGPYSGQGAAPKFGDYEAQRHWMELTLHLPSSDWYRNTSDNDLAYWGLDYPPLSAYQSRLHARLINASLPDAVALRSSRGFESHESKLLMRWTVLSSDLMVFFPAALWFVWAYIKDGVGGSGERREGWMWLLAMVLLNPCLVLIDHGHFQYNCISLGLTLGAIAGILSRNELVAAALFSLAINHKQMSMYFAPAFFGHLLGKCLKRKCPIVEIMKLGFVVLGTFALVWWPYLHSYEAAMQVISRLAPFERGLYEDYVANFWCTTSVLIKWKRLYAIKPLKLMSLSATILAFLPSFIQQVKSPSNLGFLYSLLNSSFSFYLFSYQVHEKSILLPLLPASLLALHEPHLHGWFTYYALFSMYPLICRDQLLLQYIAVLGLFVLIYYSPGGNYGKGTNISSGTMAVLSLPLLCSILLHTVYLQIEPPKRFAGTGPEREFLSSRLSKQTYRRFISGRPSNKIR, from the exons ATGGCGAAGCCGAAGAAGTCCCGGAACTCCGCCCCAGATCCATCGGTCGCCGCCCGGCTCCCATGGCAACCCTCAGCGCCGCCGCTCGCCACTGCCCTCCTTATCTCCTTCGCTGCCCTCCTTCTCCGCGCGCTTGTCTCCGTCGGACCCTACTCGGGTCAGGGCGCAGCACCCAAATTCGGCGACTACGAGGCTCAGCGGCACTGGATGGAGCTCACCCTCCACCTCCCCTCCTCCGACTGGTACCGCAACACCTCCGACAACGACCTCGCTTACTGGGGCCTCGACTACCCGCCCCTCTCCGCCTACCAGAGCCGGCTCCACGCCCGCCTCATCAACGCCTCcctccccgacgccgtcgccctCCGATCCTCTCGCGGGTTTGAGTCCCACGAATC gaagTTGCTTATGCGGTGGACAGTACTCTCGTCTGATCTCATGGTGTTCTTCCCCGCGGCGCTATGGTTCGTGTGGGCGTACATCAAGGATGGGGTTGGCGGTAGTGGGGAGAGGCGAGAGGGGTGGATGTGGCTGCTCGCCATGGTTCTTCTCAACCCGTGTTTAGTACTGATCGACCACGGCCATTTTCAG TATAACTGCATCAGTCTTGGGCTGACACTCGGGGCGATTGCTGGTATTCTGTCGAGGAACGAACTTGTTGCTGCTGCTCTCTTCAGTCTTGCAATTAACCATAAGCAG ATGAGCATGTACTTTGCGCCAGCTTTTTTTGGGCATCTTCTTGGAAAATGCCTGAagcggaagtgtccaattgttgagATCATGAAACTTGGTTTTGTTGTACTGggaacttttgctcttgtttggtgGCCTTATTTGCATTCTTATGAGGCTGCCATGCAG GTAATCTCTCGATTGGCTCCGTTTGAGAGGGGTTTATATGAGGATTATGTTGCAAATTTCTGGTGTACCACCTCAGTTCTTATCAAGTGGAAGCGATTGTACGCAATAAAGCCGCTGAAACTTATGAGTCTTTCTGCTACCATCCTGGCTTTCTTGCCTTCATTTATTCAGCAAGTCAAGTCACCAAGTAATCTTGGCTTCCTCTATTCTCTGTTGAACAGCTCGTTCTCTTTCTATCTATTCTCGTACCAAG TGCACGAGAAATCAATTTTGCTTCCTCTTTTACCCGCAAGCCTTTTAGCATTACACGAACCTCACCTGCATGGATGGTTCACGTACTATGCACTTTTTTCGATGTACCCGCTTATCTGCCGTGATCAGCTTCTTCTACAATATATAGCTGTTCTTGGATTATTCGTTCTTATTTACTACTCACCTGGTGGAAACTATGGAAAGGGGACGAACATTTCGTCTGGAACAATGGCAGTTCTGAGCCTGCCATTGTTATGCTCGATCTTGCTTCACACTGTGTACCTGCAAATAGAGCCTCCAAAGAG GTTCGCTGGAACTGGGCCGGAGAGGGAATTTCTATCCAGCCGTCTGTCCAAACAAACATATAGAAGATTCATATCTGGCAGACCATCCAACAAAATAAGATGA
- the LOC119285583 gene encoding probable dolichyl pyrophosphate Man9GlcNAc2 alpha-1,3-glucosyltransferase isoform X1, with amino-acid sequence MAKPKKSRNSAPDPSVAARLPWQPSAPPLATALLISFAALLLRALVSVGPYSGQGAAPKFGDYEAQRHWMELTLHLPSSDWYRNTSDNDLAYWGLDYPPLSAYQSRLHARLINASLPDAVALRSSRGFESHESKLLMRWTVLSSDLMVFFPAALWFVWAYIKDGVGGSGERREGWMWLLAMVLLNPCLVLIDHGHFQYNCISLGLTLGAIAGILSRNELVAAALFSLAINHKQMSMYFAPAFFGHLLGKCLKRKCPIVEIMKLGFVVLGTFALVWWPYLHSYEAAMQVISRLAPFERGLYEDYVANFWCTTSVLIKWKRLYAIKPLKLMSLSATILAFLPSFIQQVKSPSNLGFLYSLLNSSFSFYLFSYQVHEKSILLPLLPASLLALHEPHLHGWFTYYALFSMYPLICRDQLLLQYIAVLGLFVLIYYSPGGNYGKGTNISSGTMAVLSLPLLCSILLHTVYLQIEPPKRYPFLFEALIMFICFSQFIILTLYTNYKQWMLDFHPRPLGSKKDL; translated from the exons ATGGCGAAGCCGAAGAAGTCCCGGAACTCCGCCCCAGATCCATCGGTCGCCGCCCGGCTCCCATGGCAACCCTCAGCGCCGCCGCTCGCCACTGCCCTCCTTATCTCCTTCGCTGCCCTCCTTCTCCGCGCGCTTGTCTCCGTCGGACCCTACTCGGGTCAGGGCGCAGCACCCAAATTCGGCGACTACGAGGCTCAGCGGCACTGGATGGAGCTCACCCTCCACCTCCCCTCCTCCGACTGGTACCGCAACACCTCCGACAACGACCTCGCTTACTGGGGCCTCGACTACCCGCCCCTCTCCGCCTACCAGAGCCGGCTCCACGCCCGCCTCATCAACGCCTCcctccccgacgccgtcgccctCCGATCCTCTCGCGGGTTTGAGTCCCACGAATC gaagTTGCTTATGCGGTGGACAGTACTCTCGTCTGATCTCATGGTGTTCTTCCCCGCGGCGCTATGGTTCGTGTGGGCGTACATCAAGGATGGGGTTGGCGGTAGTGGGGAGAGGCGAGAGGGGTGGATGTGGCTGCTCGCCATGGTTCTTCTCAACCCGTGTTTAGTACTGATCGACCACGGCCATTTTCAG TATAACTGCATCAGTCTTGGGCTGACACTCGGGGCGATTGCTGGTATTCTGTCGAGGAACGAACTTGTTGCTGCTGCTCTCTTCAGTCTTGCAATTAACCATAAGCAG ATGAGCATGTACTTTGCGCCAGCTTTTTTTGGGCATCTTCTTGGAAAATGCCTGAagcggaagtgtccaattgttgagATCATGAAACTTGGTTTTGTTGTACTGggaacttttgctcttgtttggtgGCCTTATTTGCATTCTTATGAGGCTGCCATGCAG GTAATCTCTCGATTGGCTCCGTTTGAGAGGGGTTTATATGAGGATTATGTTGCAAATTTCTGGTGTACCACCTCAGTTCTTATCAAGTGGAAGCGATTGTACGCAATAAAGCCGCTGAAACTTATGAGTCTTTCTGCTACCATCCTGGCTTTCTTGCCTTCATTTATTCAGCAAGTCAAGTCACCAAGTAATCTTGGCTTCCTCTATTCTCTGTTGAACAGCTCGTTCTCTTTCTATCTATTCTCGTACCAAG TGCACGAGAAATCAATTTTGCTTCCTCTTTTACCCGCAAGCCTTTTAGCATTACACGAACCTCACCTGCATGGATGGTTCACGTACTATGCACTTTTTTCGATGTACCCGCTTATCTGCCGTGATCAGCTTCTTCTACAATATATAGCTGTTCTTGGATTATTCGTTCTTATTTACTACTCACCTGGTGGAAACTATGGAAAGGGGACGAACATTTCGTCTGGAACAATGGCAGTTCTGAGCCTGCCATTGTTATGCTCGATCTTGCTTCACACTGTGTACCTGCAAATAGAGCCTCCAAAGAGGTATCCCTTCCTCTTTGAAGCACTGATAATGTTCATCTGCTTCTCACAGTTTATTATTTTGACCCTGTACACAAATTATAAGCAATGGATGTTGGACTTCCACCCTAGACCTTTAGGTAGCAAGAAGGACCTATGA
- the LOC119285582 gene encoding probable leucine-rich repeat receptor-like protein kinase At5g49770, with amino-acid sequence MEEAGGCARMGLRGVLLALALLLSVCVRASHGLTDSQDTSVLRALMDQWQNSPPTWGQSDDPCGVSPWDGVTCSNNRVISIKVSTMGIKGLLAADIGQLTELQSLDLSFNKDLGGVLTPTIGNLKQLATLILAGCSFHGNIPDELGSLPNLSYMALNSNQFSGKIPASLGNLSSLYWFDVADNQLTGPLPISSNGGMGLDKLTKTKHFHFNKNQLSGPIPDALFSPEMTLIHLLFDGNKFTGDIPDSLGFVSTLEVVRLDRNSLSGPVPANLNNLTKVNELNLANNQLNGPLPNLSGMTLLNYVDLSNNTFDPSPSPQWFWKLPQLSALVIQSGRLYGTVPMKLFSSPQLQQVILDGNAFNGTLDLGRSISSELSMVSFKDNDFSSVTVTSSYNGTLALAGNPVCDHLPNTAYCNVTQHAPSPAYTTSLVKCFSGACPPEQSMSPQSCGCAYPYQGVMYFRAPFFADVGNGTAFQELESKLWTKLELSPGSVALQDPFFNSDSYMQVQVKLFPSGGPYFNRTEVMRIGFDLSNQTFKPPKEFGPYYFIASPYPFPDRNGPASKSKGAIIGIAVGCGVLLIALVGAAVYAFMQRRRAQKATEELGGPFASWARSEERGGAPRLKGARWFSCEELKRSTNNFAEANELGYGGYGKVYRGMLPNGQFIAIKRAQQGSMQGGHEFKTEIELLSRVHHKNLVGLVGFCFEQGEQMLVYEYMSAGTLRDSLTGKSGLHLDWKKRLRVALGAARGLAYLHELADPPIIHRDVKSSNILMDEHLTAKVADFGLSKLVSDSDKGHVSTQVKGTLGYLDPEYYMSQQLTEKSDVYSFGVVMLELIIARQPIEKGKYIVREAKRVFDAADAEFCGLRGMIDSRIMNTNHLAAFSKFVQLALRCVEEGAAARPSMSDVVKEIEMMLQSEGLSSASTSASTSATDFDVTKSAPRHPYNDPLPKEKDMSTDSFDDYSGGYSFQSKVEPK; translated from the exons atggagGAAGCTGGTGGGTGTGCGAGGATGGGTCTGAGAGGGGTGCTGCTCGCTCTGGCCTTGCTGCTCTCGGTGTGCGTGCGAGCAAGCCATGGACTCACGGACAGCCAGGACA CTTCTGTTCTCCGAGCGCTAATGGATCAGTGGCAGAACTCGCCGCCGACATGGGGACAGTCTGATGATCCCTGCGGTGTTTCGCCATGGGATGGGGTGACATGCAGCAACAACAGGGTGATCTCCAT AAAAGTGTCAACCATGGGCATCAAAGGACTTCTAGCTGCTGACATCGGGCAGCTGACCGAGCTGCAATCCCT GGACCTGTCATTCAACAAAGACCTTGGAGGTGTGCTCACTCCGACCATCGGTAATTTGAAGCAGCTTGCAACCTT GATTCTGGCAGGTTGCAGCTTTCACGGCAACATCCCTGATGAGCTAGGGAGTCTTCCCAACCTATCTTACAT GGCTCTGAACTCGAATCAGTTCTCTGGAAAAATACCAGCATCTCTGGGCAATCTCTCCAGCCTCTATTGGTTTGATGTCGCCGACAATCAGCTGACTGGCCCATTGCCAATCTCATCAAACGGGGGAATGGGTCTAGACAAGCTTACAAAAACCAAACACTT CCACTTCAATAAGAACCAATTGTCTGGTCCCATCCCAGATGCTCTCTTCAGCCCTGAGATGACACTGATTCATCT GCTTTTCGATGGAAATAAATTCACCGGTGACATCCCGGACTCTCTTGGGTTTGTTAGTACACTCGAAGTTGT ACGGCTGGATAGAAATTCCCTCTCCGGCCCAGTTCCAGCGAACCTGAATAACCTCACCAAAGTAAACGAGCT CAACTTAGCCAACAACCAGCTTAACGGACCGTTGCCCAATCTATCTGGGATGACTCTTCTCAATTATGT CGATCTGAGCAACAACACATTTGATCCTTCCCCGAGCCCGCAGTGGTTTTGGAAGTTGCCACAGCTCTCAGCTCT GGTCATACAATCCGGAAGACTCTACGGCACGGTGCCGATGAAGCTGTTCAGCAGCCCGCAGCTGCAGCAAGT GATCTTGGACGGCAACGCGTTCAATGGCACCCTCGACCTGGGGAGGAGCATCAGCAGCGAGCTGAGCATGGTGAGCTTCAAGGACAACGACTTCTCCTCCGTCACGGTGACCTCCAGCTACAACGGCACGCTCGC GCTGGCCGGGAACCCGGTGTGCGACCACCTGCCGAACACGGCGTACTGCAACGTGACGCAGCACGCGCCTTCGCCGGCGTACACGACGAGTCTGGTGAAGTGCTTCTCGGGGGCGTGCCCGCCGGAGCAGAGCATGAGCCCGCAGAGCTGCGGGTGCGCGTACCCGTACCAGGGGGTGATGTACTTCCGCGCGCCCTTCTTCGCGGACGTGGGCAACGGCACTGCGTTCCAGGAGCTGGAGAGCAAGCTGTGGACCAAGCTGGAGCTCTCCCCGGGCTCCGTGGCCCTGCAGGACCCCTTCTTCAACAGCGACTCCTACATGCAGGTCCAGGTGAAGCTCTTCCCTTCGGGCGGGCCCTACTTCAACCGCACCGAGGTGATGCGCATCGGCTTCGACCTCAGCAACCAGACCTTCAAGCCGCCCAAGGAGTTCGGCCCCTACTACTTCATCGCCTCCCCGTACCCCTTCCCAG ATCGGAACGGGCCGGCGTCCAAGAGCAAGGGCGCCATCATCGGGATCGCAGTTGGCTGCGGCGTCCTGCTCATCGCGCTCGTCGGAGCTGCCGTCTACGCGTTCATGCAGAGGCGGCGCGCGCAGAAGGCCACGGAAGAGCTTGGCGGGCCTTTCG CGTCGTGGGCTCGGAGCGAGGAGCGGGGCGGCGCGCCGCGGCTGAAAGGGGCGAGGTGGTTCTCGTGCGAGGAGCTGAAGCGGAGCACCAACAACTTCGCGGAGGCCAACGAGCTGGGGTACGGAGGGTACGGCAAGGTGTACAGGGGCATGCTGCCCAACGGGCAGTTCATCGCCATCAAGAGGGCGCAGCAAGGTTCCATGCAGGGCGGGCACGAGTTCAAGACCGAGATCGAGCTGCTCTCCCGGGTGCACCACAAGAACCTCGTCGGCCTCGTCGGCTTCTGCTTCGAGCAGGGCGAGCAGATGCTCGTCTACGAGTACATGTCCGCCGGCACGCTGCGCGACAGCCTCACCG GGAAGAGCGGCCTGCATCTCGACTGGAAGAAGCGGCTCCGGGTGGCGCTGGGCGCGGCCCGCGGCCTCGCCTACCTGCATGAGCTCGCCGACCCGCCCATCATCCACCGGGACGTCAAGTCCAGCAACATCCTCATGGACGAGCACCTCACCGCCAAGGTCGCCGACTTCGGCCTCTCCAAATTAGTGTCTGATAGCGACAAGGGGCACGTCAGCACCCAAGTCAAAGGAACGCTG GGTTATCTGGACCCCGAGTACTACATGTCCCAGCAACTCACCGAGAAGAGCGACGTCTACAGCTTCGGTGTGGTCATGCTCGAGCTGATCATCGCCAGGCAGCCGATCGAAAAGGGGAAGTACATCGTCAGGGAGGCCAAGAGGGTTTTCGACGCTGCCGACGCCGAGTTCTGCGGCCTCAGGGGCATGATAGACTCCAGGATCATGAACACCAACCATCTCGCCGCGTTCAGCAAGTTCGTGCAGCTGGCCCTCCGGTGCGTGGAGGAGGGCGCCGCCGCCCGACCTTCGATGAGCGACGTCGTCAAGGAGATCGAGATGATGCTGCAGAGCGAGGGGCTCAGCAGCGCCTCGACATCCGCCTCCACGTCTGCGACGGACTTTGACGTCACTAAAAGCGCTCCTCGCCACCCTTACAACGACCCTCTCCCAAAGGAGAAGGACATGAGCACAGACTCATTCGACGACTACAGCGGAGGATATTCCTTCCAGTCAAAGGTCGAACCAAAGTAG
- the LOC119285583 gene encoding probable dolichyl pyrophosphate Man9GlcNAc2 alpha-1,3-glucosyltransferase isoform X5, translating to MAKPKKSRNSAPDPSVAARLPWQPSAPPLATALLISFAALLLRALVSVGPYSGQGAAPKFGDYEAQRHWMELTLHLPSSDWYRNTSDNDLAYWGLDYPPLSAYQSRLHARLINASLPDAVALRSSRGFESHESKLLMRWTVLSSDLMVFFPAALWFVWAYIKDGVGGSGERREGWMWLLAMVLLNPCLVLIDHGHFQYNCISLGLTLGAIAGILSRNELVAAALFSLAINHKQMSMYFAPAFFGHLLGKCLKRKCPIVEIMKLGFVVLGTFALVWWPYLHSYEAAMQVISRLAPFERGLYEDYVANFWCTTSVLIKWKRLYAIKPLKLMSLSATILAFLPSFIQQVKSPSNLGFLYSLLNSSFSFYLFSYQGSLELGRRGNFYPAVCPNKHIEDSYLADHPTK from the exons ATGGCGAAGCCGAAGAAGTCCCGGAACTCCGCCCCAGATCCATCGGTCGCCGCCCGGCTCCCATGGCAACCCTCAGCGCCGCCGCTCGCCACTGCCCTCCTTATCTCCTTCGCTGCCCTCCTTCTCCGCGCGCTTGTCTCCGTCGGACCCTACTCGGGTCAGGGCGCAGCACCCAAATTCGGCGACTACGAGGCTCAGCGGCACTGGATGGAGCTCACCCTCCACCTCCCCTCCTCCGACTGGTACCGCAACACCTCCGACAACGACCTCGCTTACTGGGGCCTCGACTACCCGCCCCTCTCCGCCTACCAGAGCCGGCTCCACGCCCGCCTCATCAACGCCTCcctccccgacgccgtcgccctCCGATCCTCTCGCGGGTTTGAGTCCCACGAATC gaagTTGCTTATGCGGTGGACAGTACTCTCGTCTGATCTCATGGTGTTCTTCCCCGCGGCGCTATGGTTCGTGTGGGCGTACATCAAGGATGGGGTTGGCGGTAGTGGGGAGAGGCGAGAGGGGTGGATGTGGCTGCTCGCCATGGTTCTTCTCAACCCGTGTTTAGTACTGATCGACCACGGCCATTTTCAG TATAACTGCATCAGTCTTGGGCTGACACTCGGGGCGATTGCTGGTATTCTGTCGAGGAACGAACTTGTTGCTGCTGCTCTCTTCAGTCTTGCAATTAACCATAAGCAG ATGAGCATGTACTTTGCGCCAGCTTTTTTTGGGCATCTTCTTGGAAAATGCCTGAagcggaagtgtccaattgttgagATCATGAAACTTGGTTTTGTTGTACTGggaacttttgctcttgtttggtgGCCTTATTTGCATTCTTATGAGGCTGCCATGCAG GTAATCTCTCGATTGGCTCCGTTTGAGAGGGGTTTATATGAGGATTATGTTGCAAATTTCTGGTGTACCACCTCAGTTCTTATCAAGTGGAAGCGATTGTACGCAATAAAGCCGCTGAAACTTATGAGTCTTTCTGCTACCATCCTGGCTTTCTTGCCTTCATTTATTCAGCAAGTCAAGTCACCAAGTAATCTTGGCTTCCTCTATTCTCTGTTGAACAGCTCGTTCTCTTTCTATCTATTCTCGTACCAAG GTTCGCTGGAACTGGGCCGGAGAGGGAATTTCTATCCAGCCGTCTGTCCAAACAAACATATAGAAGATTCATATCTGGCAGACCATCCAACAAAATAA
- the LOC119285583 gene encoding probable dolichyl pyrophosphate Man9GlcNAc2 alpha-1,3-glucosyltransferase isoform X3, translating to MAKPKKSRNSAPDPSVAARLPWQPSAPPLATALLISFAALLLRALVSVGPYSGQGAAPKFGDYEAQRHWMELTLHLPSSDWYRNTSDNDLAYWGLDYPPLSAYQSRLHARLINASLPDAVALRSSRGFESHESKLLMRWTVLSSDLMVFFPAALWFVWAYIKDGVGGSGERREGWMWLLAMVLLNPCLVLIDHGHFQYNCISLGLTLGAIAGILSRNELVAAALFSLAINHKQMSMYFAPAFFGHLLGKCLKRKCPIVEIMKLGFVVLGTFALVWWPYLHSYEAAMQVISRLAPFERGLYEDYVANFWCTTSVLIKWKRLYAIKPLKLMSLSATILAFLPSFIQQVKSPSNLGFLYSLLNSSFSFYLFSYQVHEKSILLPLLPASLLALHEPHLHGWFTYYALFSMYPLICRDQLLLQYIAVLGLFVLIYYSPGGNYGKGTNISSGTMAVLSLPLLCSILLHTVYLQIEPPKRAGLRKRSSQEIIGPCLADVNL from the exons ATGGCGAAGCCGAAGAAGTCCCGGAACTCCGCCCCAGATCCATCGGTCGCCGCCCGGCTCCCATGGCAACCCTCAGCGCCGCCGCTCGCCACTGCCCTCCTTATCTCCTTCGCTGCCCTCCTTCTCCGCGCGCTTGTCTCCGTCGGACCCTACTCGGGTCAGGGCGCAGCACCCAAATTCGGCGACTACGAGGCTCAGCGGCACTGGATGGAGCTCACCCTCCACCTCCCCTCCTCCGACTGGTACCGCAACACCTCCGACAACGACCTCGCTTACTGGGGCCTCGACTACCCGCCCCTCTCCGCCTACCAGAGCCGGCTCCACGCCCGCCTCATCAACGCCTCcctccccgacgccgtcgccctCCGATCCTCTCGCGGGTTTGAGTCCCACGAATC gaagTTGCTTATGCGGTGGACAGTACTCTCGTCTGATCTCATGGTGTTCTTCCCCGCGGCGCTATGGTTCGTGTGGGCGTACATCAAGGATGGGGTTGGCGGTAGTGGGGAGAGGCGAGAGGGGTGGATGTGGCTGCTCGCCATGGTTCTTCTCAACCCGTGTTTAGTACTGATCGACCACGGCCATTTTCAG TATAACTGCATCAGTCTTGGGCTGACACTCGGGGCGATTGCTGGTATTCTGTCGAGGAACGAACTTGTTGCTGCTGCTCTCTTCAGTCTTGCAATTAACCATAAGCAG ATGAGCATGTACTTTGCGCCAGCTTTTTTTGGGCATCTTCTTGGAAAATGCCTGAagcggaagtgtccaattgttgagATCATGAAACTTGGTTTTGTTGTACTGggaacttttgctcttgtttggtgGCCTTATTTGCATTCTTATGAGGCTGCCATGCAG GTAATCTCTCGATTGGCTCCGTTTGAGAGGGGTTTATATGAGGATTATGTTGCAAATTTCTGGTGTACCACCTCAGTTCTTATCAAGTGGAAGCGATTGTACGCAATAAAGCCGCTGAAACTTATGAGTCTTTCTGCTACCATCCTGGCTTTCTTGCCTTCATTTATTCAGCAAGTCAAGTCACCAAGTAATCTTGGCTTCCTCTATTCTCTGTTGAACAGCTCGTTCTCTTTCTATCTATTCTCGTACCAAG TGCACGAGAAATCAATTTTGCTTCCTCTTTTACCCGCAAGCCTTTTAGCATTACACGAACCTCACCTGCATGGATGGTTCACGTACTATGCACTTTTTTCGATGTACCCGCTTATCTGCCGTGATCAGCTTCTTCTACAATATATAGCTGTTCTTGGATTATTCGTTCTTATTTACTACTCACCTGGTGGAAACTATGGAAAGGGGACGAACATTTCGTCTGGAACAATGGCAGTTCTGAGCCTGCCATTGTTATGCTCGATCTTGCTTCACACTGTGTACCTGCAAATAGAGCCTCCAAAGAG AGCAGGGTTAAGGAAAAGGTCTTCACAAGAGATAATAGGACCGTGTCTCGCTGATGTTAATCTGTGA